One segment of Solanum lycopersicum chromosome 1, SLM_r2.1 DNA contains the following:
- the LOC543930 gene encoding PSII-associated proline-rich protein, which yields MACAALSANSCTIASSSTGRLSFSTYQKDSKLRQRHSLVRFRVRASTDDSDCNAEECAPDKEVGKVSMEWVAMDNTKVVGTFPPRKPRGWTGYVEKDTAGQTNIYSVEPAVYVAESAISSGTAGTSSDGAENTKAISAGIALISVAAASSILLQVGKNSPPPIQTVEYRGPSLSYYINKLKPAEIVQASITEAPTAPETEEVAITPEVESSAPEAPAPQVEVQSEAPQDTSSSSSNIS from the exons ATGGCTTGTGCTGCTTTATCAGCAAACAGCTGCACCATAGCTTCATCGTCTACTGGACGATTGAGCTTTTCCACATACCAAAAGGACTCAAAATTGAGGCAAAGACACAGTCTCGTCCGATTCAGAGTTCGGGCTTCAACTGACGATTCTGATTGCAATGCTGAAGAATGTGCCCCAGACAAGGAG GTTGGGAAGGTGAGCATGGAATGGGTAGCCATGGACAACACCAAAGTGGTTGGTACATTTCCACCTCGTAAGCCGCGTGGCTGGACAGGGTATGTTGAGAAGGATACTGCTGGGCAGACAAATATATACTCTGTTGAG CCTGCAGTTTATGTAGCAGAAAGTGCTATAAGCTCTGGTACTGCAGGCACCTCATCTGATGGAGCAGAGAACACCAAAGCTATTTCAGCTGGGATAGCCTTAATCTCTGTTGCAGCTGCTTCATCGATTCTCCTTCAAGTTGGGAAGAACTCACCTCCTCCGATACAAACAGTGGAGTACAGGGGACCATCCCTTAGCTACTATATCAACAAGCTTAAGCCAGCGGAAATAGTCCAAGCTTCAATAACCGAAGCACCAACTGCACCAGAAACCGAAGAAGTAGCAATTACACCAGAAGTTGAAAGCTCTGCTCCAGAAGCTCCTGCTCCACAAGTTGAAGTCCAATCTGAAGCCCCTCAGGACActtcaagttcaagttctaaCATCTCTTAG
- the LOC101246092 gene encoding cytochrome P450 98A2 — MAIPIPLPVAIPLAFIFTYVLYHLYYRLRFKLPPGPTPWPVVGNLYQIKPVRFRCFYEWAETYGPVISVWFGSTLNVVVSSSELAKEVLKEKDQQLADRHRSRSAAKFSRDGQDLIWADYGPHYVKVRKVCTIELFTAKRLESLRPIREDEVTAMVESIYRDCSSPDNLGKSLLVKKYLGAVAFNNITRLAFGKRFENFEGVIDEQGNEFKAIVANGLKLGASLAMAEHIPWLRWMFPLDEDAFSKHGERRDRLTRAIMEEHTLARQKSGGAAKQHFFDALLTLQQKYDLSEDTLIGLLWDMITAGMDTTAISVEWAMAEVIKNPRVQQKAQEELDQVIGYERVMNETDFPNLPYLQCVAKEALRLHPPTPLMLPHRANANVKIGGYDIPKGSNVHVNVWAVARDLKVWNNPLEFRPERFLEEDVDMKGHDYRLLPFGAGRRVCPGAQLGINLVTSMLGHLLHHFRWTPSNGLSPEEIDMGENPGLVTYMRTPLQAVATPRLPAELYKRIAVDM, encoded by the exons ATGGCTATTCCCATTCCTTTACCTGTTGCAATTCCTCTAGCTTTCATTTTCACATACGTACTTTATCATCTCTACTACCGTCTCCGATTCAAGCTCCCGCCCGGCCCAACTCCATGGCCGGTAGTCGGAAACCTTTACCAGATTAAGCCCGTTAGATTCCGATGCTTTTACGAGTGGGCAGAAACCTACGGACCTGTAATTTCGGTTTGGTTCGGGTCGACTTTAAACGTCGTCGTTTCCAGCTCGGAGTTAGCGAAGGAAGTTCTGAAAGAAAAGGACCAGCAGTTGGCTGATCGGCATAGGAGCAGATCGGCGGCGAAGTTTAGCAGAGATGGACAAGATCTGATATGGGCTGATTATGGACCTCATTATGTTAAGGTTAGAAAGGTTTGTACGATTGAGCTTTTTACGGCCAAAAGGCTTGAATCCCTTAGACCTATTCGAGAAGATGAAGTCACTGCCATGGTGGAGTCCATTTACAGAGATTGCAGTAGTCCTG ATAACCTAGGGAAGAGTCTGCTAGTGAAGAAGTACCTTGGAGCAGTGGCCTTCAACAACATTACAAGGCTTGCATTTGGGAAGAGGTTTGAAAACTTCGAAGGTGTAATTGATGAACAAGGAAATGAGTTCAAGGCGATTGTTGCCAACGGGTTGAAGCTTGGAGCATCCCTTGCCATGGCCGAACACATCCCATGGCTTCGCTGGATGTTCCCTCTTGATGAGGATGCTTTTTCTAAGCACGGGGAACGTAGAGACCGTCTCACCCGAGCTATTATGGAGGAGCACACCCTTGCTCGCCAGAAGAGTGGAGGAGCCGCCAAGCAGCACTTTTTTGATGCATTGTTGACCCTCCAACAGAAATATGACCTAAGTGAAGACACTCTCATTGGTTTACTTTGG GACATGATCACAGCAGGAATGGACACAACTGCAATCTCTGTTGAATGGGCAATGGCTGAGGTGATCAAGAACCCAAGAGTGCAGCAGAAGGCCCAAGAAGAACTCGACCAAGTGATTGGGTACGAGCGAGTAATGAACGAAACAGACTTCCCCAACCTCCCATACCTGCAATGCGTGGCCAAGGAAGCGCTAAGGCTACACCCTCCAACTCCTCTAATGCTCCCACATAGAGCCAACGCCAACGTCAAGATCGGTGGCTACGACATTCCAAAGGGCTCCAACGTGCATGTGAATGTCTGGGCTGTTGCTCGCGACCTCAAGGTGTGGAATAACCCATTGGAGTTCAGACCGGAGAGGTTCCTTGAGGAAGACGTGGACATGAAGGGTCATGATTATAGGCTACTCCCATTTGGTGCTGGTAGAAGAGTGTGTCCAGGGGCACAATTAGGTATCAACTTGGTGACCTCTATGTTGGGCCATCTATTGCACCATTTTCGTTGGACTCCTTCTAATGGATTGAGCCCAGAGGAGATTGATATGGGTGAGAACCCAGGGCTTGTTACCTACATGAGGACTCCATTACAGGCCGTTGCCACTCCCAGATTACCAGCTGAGTTGTATAAACGAATTGCAGTCGACATGTAA
- the LOC101250350 gene encoding 65-kDa microtubule-associated protein 5, whose product MSITDTVSSPLSLSKSATTTCSSLLQELQEIWDEIGESDSERDKKLLQVEQECLDIYRRNVDKERKYKAELHLSLAEADAEISKLVSALGEQVSLPLSGKMKGTLKQKLAVIDPVLKDIRTKKHERIKDFLNIETQIAAICAEIAGNDTVISPTDTQVSEQDLTVKRLGELKSHLQELQSEKNLRLLRVNSYMSAIHELTVVMSLDFKNIIANINPSLANHLNVQSKSISNETLASLTSEVNSLKQLKQQRLDRLQDLGSSLIELWNLMDMPMEEQLRFNHVTSLVSSSIDEITRQGSLAIHIVEQAEVEVERLNALKTSKLRELIFKRQNELEEIYRNVHMDVDSETARQILIQLMESGSDLSNLLSSMDDQVVKAKEQASSRKEVLDKVEKWKHASQEESWLDEYEKDDNRYSAGKGVHINLKRAEKARILVSKIPSLVENLTAKIKAWEKERGMPFLYHKAPLLHTLEEYIISRQEKQEEKRRSREQKRLQDQFAAEQETIYGSKSAKKPLGNANTVPGTPNSRRMSTPSGRYGASIGKEKRGSGHVIPINYVSLAKDDQKCG is encoded by the exons GAAATATGGGATGAGATTGGGGAGAGTGACAGCGAGAGGGACAAAAAGCTTCTTCAAGTTGAGCAGGAATGCCTCGACATTTACCGTAGAAATGTAGATAAAGAGAGAAAATACAAAGCTGAGCTGCATCTGTCATTAGCTGAGGCTGATGCAGAAATTTCCAAACTTGTATCTGCCCTTGGAGAACAAGTTTCTTTGCCATTG tCTGGAAAGATGAAAGGTACCCTGAAGCAGAAATTGGCTGTTATTGATCCCGTGTTAAAAGACATAAGGACAAAGAAACATGAAAGGATTAAGGACTTCTTGAATATAGAAACACAGATAGCAGCAATTTGTGCAGAAATAGCAGGAAATGACACAGTAATTAGTCCCACAGATACTCAAGTAAGTGAACAAGACTTGACCGTTAAGAGATTGGGAGAACTGAAGTCACATCTTCAGGAACTTCAGTCTGAAAAG AACCTGCGTTTGCTACGAGTCAATAGCTATATGAGCGCAATTCATGAGCTTACAGTAGTTATGTCACTTGATTTCAAGAATATAATAGCTAATATCAATCCAAGCTTGGCGAATCATTTGAATGTACAATCAAAGAGCATAAGCAATGAAACACTTGCTAGCTTGACAAGTGAAGTCAATTCACTGAAGCAATTGAAACAGCAGCGGCTAGACAGG CTTCAAGATCTTGGAAGCTCTCTAATAGAACTTTGGAACCTCATGGACATGCCAATGGAGGAACAACTGAGGTTTAACCATGTTACTTCCTTAGTTTCTTCCTCTATTGATGAGATAACTAGACAAGGATCCCTTGCCATTCACATTGTTGAGCAG GCTGAAGTGGAAGTTGAGCGTTTAAATGCTCTAAAGACCAGTAAGCTGAGAGAATTGATATTTAAGAGACAAAATGAGCTCGAGGAAATCTATAGGAATGTTCATATGGATGTAGATAGCGAGACTGCACGCCAGATTTTAATCCAGCTTATGGAGTCTG GCAGTGATCTCTCTAATTTGCTTTCAAGCATGGATGATCAGGTGGTGAAAGCCAAAGAGCAGGCTTCAAGCAGGAAAGAAGTATTAGATAAAGTGGAGAAGTGGAAACATGCTTCTCAAGAGGAAAGTTGGCTTGATGAGTATGAAAAG GATGATAATCGTTATAGTGCTGGGAAAGGTGTTCACATCAATTTGAAACGTGCAGAGAAAGCACGGATTTTGGTCAGCAAAATACCAT CTCTTGTTGAAAACTTGACTGCCAAGATAAAGGCCTGGGAGAAAGAAagaggaatgccatttttataTCACAAA GCCCCTCTATTGCATACTCTGGAAGAGTATATCATCTCGCGACAGgaaaaacaagaagagaaaCGTAGATCTCGG GAACAAAAGCGGCTCCAAGATCAATTTGCTGCAGAACAGGAAACAATCTATGGTTCAAAGTCTGCCAAAAAACCTCTGGGTAATGCTAATACAGTGCCCGGAACTCCAAATAGTCGACGTATGTCTACACCTTCAGGTCGTTATGGTGCGTCCATAGGGAAGGAAAAGAGAGGGAGCGGTCATGTAATACCCATAAACTACGTAAGCCTTGCAAAGGATGATCAGAAATGTGGATGA